A region from the Actinoplanes sp. OR16 genome encodes:
- a CDS encoding glycoside hydrolase family 43 protein: MSVRRWLAVTCGVITAAAVSAVPVHAANPIITSIYTADPAPLVVGDTMYVYAGRDEAPAGTGNFVMREWHVLSSTDANTWTDNGAKANISTFPWAGADAWASEVEPRNGKYYWYTSVNGNGAGWMNIGVAVGNSPLGPFTDAKGGPLISDSTPNSSGLNIDPTVFVDDDGQAYMYWGGYWAPRAVKLAANMIDTVGSVVTPQGLTNYWEAPWMFKRNGLYYLMYAANDTNGCVTSSSFACQRYATATNPLGPWTERGIVLGQVSSTTNHAGIAELNGQNYLVYHTADAPGGGNFRRSVAVDKLYFNADGTIQRVIPTTGGGAVNLATSATASTSYVSSWESLAAINNGGVPVNSQDRSSLAYGNWPQQGTQWIEYQWPAARNINKSSVYWFDDNQGIDVPATCQLQYWNGSQYVNIALQSICGVAGNVDNVLTFNTISTTRLRLTMTSRSGYSTGVLEWKAFQA; this comes from the coding sequence ATGTCGGTCCGACGATGGCTGGCGGTCACATGCGGGGTGATCACGGCAGCGGCCGTGTCCGCCGTGCCCGTCCACGCCGCCAACCCCATCATCACCAGCATCTACACGGCCGACCCGGCCCCTCTCGTGGTCGGCGACACCATGTACGTCTACGCCGGACGTGACGAAGCGCCGGCCGGCACCGGCAACTTCGTCATGCGTGAATGGCACGTCCTGTCGTCCACCGACGCGAACACCTGGACCGACAACGGCGCGAAGGCGAACATCTCCACCTTCCCGTGGGCCGGCGCCGACGCGTGGGCCAGTGAAGTCGAGCCGCGTAACGGCAAGTACTACTGGTACACCTCGGTCAACGGCAACGGCGCGGGCTGGATGAACATCGGCGTCGCGGTCGGCAACTCGCCGCTCGGCCCGTTCACCGACGCCAAGGGCGGCCCGCTGATCAGCGACAGCACACCGAACTCGTCAGGGCTCAACATCGACCCGACGGTCTTCGTCGACGACGACGGCCAGGCCTACATGTACTGGGGTGGCTACTGGGCGCCGCGCGCCGTCAAGCTCGCCGCCAACATGATCGACACGGTCGGCTCGGTCGTCACGCCGCAGGGACTCACCAACTACTGGGAGGCCCCGTGGATGTTCAAGCGCAACGGCCTCTACTACCTGATGTACGCGGCGAACGACACGAACGGCTGCGTCACCAGCTCCAGCTTCGCCTGCCAGCGGTACGCCACCGCGACCAATCCGCTCGGGCCGTGGACGGAACGCGGCATCGTGCTCGGCCAGGTGTCGTCCACGACGAACCACGCCGGGATCGCCGAGCTGAACGGCCAGAACTACCTCGTCTACCACACCGCCGACGCGCCCGGTGGTGGCAACTTCCGCAGGTCCGTGGCGGTCGACAAGCTGTACTTCAACGCCGACGGGACGATCCAGCGCGTCATCCCGACGACCGGTGGCGGTGCTGTCAACCTCGCGACCAGCGCCACCGCGTCCACCTCCTATGTGTCGTCCTGGGAGAGTCTCGCGGCAATCAACAACGGTGGTGTACCCGTCAACTCGCAGGACCGGTCCAGCCTCGCCTACGGCAACTGGCCACAGCAGGGAACACAGTGGATCGAATATCAGTGGCCGGCAGCACGGAACATCAACAAGTCGTCGGTCTACTGGTTCGATGACAATCAGGGCATCGACGTGCCGGCAACATGCCAGCTGCAGTATTGGAACGGCAGTCAATACGTCAACATTGCACTCCAGTCAATATGTGGCGTCGCGGGCAATGTTGACAACGTATTGACGTTCAACACGATCAGCACGACGCGGCTGCGCCTCACCATGACGTCACGAAGCGGCTACTCCACCGGTGTGCTCGAGTGGAAGGCGTTCCAGGCATGA
- a CDS encoding LacI family DNA-binding transcriptional regulator: MGRTRSQAVTLADVARLAGVSVATASKALNARDQVAAATRERVLRAAAELSFHPYGRVKSIGLLTDERGGRFAMPILIGAEAAIADPIPVLLCDPGGDPRRQRHYLAALARHVEGFIVLGDDNDLRPALPRDLPVPVVYAYGESDHPGDVSVLADDEGGARLAAEHLITLGRRRIAHITGPSSYRAARSRAAGVVEVLAGHGLRPAGGRPRYGEWSQRWGREAAYELLSAMPDTDAVFCGNDQIAAGVAQTLHERGRRVPDDVAVVGFDNWTEFAADCRPPLTTVDLNLEQLGATAVRHLFAAIGGHPSHGVQRHPCHLVIRESTTAPWLVG, translated from the coding sequence ATGGGTCGCACGCGTTCGCAGGCGGTCACTCTCGCGGATGTGGCACGCCTGGCAGGCGTTTCGGTCGCCACGGCATCCAAGGCGCTCAACGCCCGGGACCAGGTCGCGGCCGCCACCCGGGAGCGGGTGCTGCGCGCCGCGGCAGAGCTGTCCTTCCATCCGTACGGCCGGGTCAAGTCGATCGGGCTGCTCACCGACGAGCGCGGCGGCCGGTTCGCGATGCCGATCCTGATCGGCGCCGAGGCGGCGATCGCCGACCCGATCCCGGTGCTGCTCTGCGACCCGGGCGGCGACCCCCGGCGGCAGCGGCACTACCTGGCGGCGCTGGCCCGGCACGTCGAGGGCTTCATCGTGCTCGGCGACGACAACGACCTGCGGCCGGCACTCCCCCGCGATCTCCCGGTGCCGGTGGTCTACGCCTACGGCGAGTCCGATCATCCCGGCGACGTCTCGGTGCTCGCCGACGACGAGGGCGGCGCCCGGCTGGCCGCCGAGCATCTGATCACTCTCGGACGCCGGCGGATCGCGCACATCACGGGCCCGTCGTCCTACCGCGCCGCGCGCTCCCGAGCGGCCGGCGTGGTCGAGGTCCTGGCGGGGCACGGTCTGCGTCCGGCGGGAGGGCGGCCCCGGTACGGCGAATGGTCGCAGCGCTGGGGCCGTGAAGCAGCGTATGAACTGCTGTCCGCGATGCCGGACACGGACGCCGTGTTCTGCGGCAACGACCAGATCGCCGCCGGGGTGGCGCAGACCCTGCACGAGCGGGGCCGGCGGGTGCCCGACGACGTGGCAGTGGTCGGATTCGACAACTGGACCGAGTTCGCCGCCGACTGCCGGCCGCCGCTCACCACCGTCGACCTGAACCTGGAACAGCTCGGCGCCACCGCGGTCCGCCACCTGTTCGCGGCGATCGGCGGCCACCCGTCGCACGGGGTGCAGCGCCACCCCTGCCACCTGGTGATCCGCGAGTCCACGACGGCGCCGTGGCTGGTCGGATGA